In Setaria italica strain Yugu1 chromosome IX, Setaria_italica_v2.0, whole genome shotgun sequence, the genomic stretch CAATCCTATACTATGTGACAATTCTGCCTCTGTACTTGATATTAACGGCTTTGGTGATATATTACTTGGCGTAACAACAAATTGTATGCTCAAACTGGAGCTTTGTACTCTGCCAGCCGGAGAAATGCCCAACGTTGCGTAAAACCTCACCGATCTGTGGCATGGTAATCAAACATTCAAACACAAACGGTATGCAGCCTTCCAAACACAAGAGCCCAGTACCCACCCATGTAATCCAGCCCACTACGCTACACAGGCAACCTGTGAGCAGCTAAAAATCACCACCACCTTGCCcccgaggaggaagaggaagcaatGCAAGCAAATCATCGTGTGCACGTGCTGGTGGCCACGCTCTCGGCCAGGTTGCCTGGCCCAACCGTACATAGCTCAGAAACCAAATCACGCCGGCTGCTATGTACTGTCGCAATGCGGGGGCGCACGGTGAGAGTGAGACGCCCGGATTCCAGAACGCGTCTTCTGTCCGGGCCGGCGTGCGTGGCTGCTTCAGCGCTCCTCGCTCCCGACCTGCGAGAGGTGCGAGCTCAGTCAGCTCCCAGGAGCCAGCTACGGCACAGCACGGcgtcctccctcccgccgcgccggccgccgggaaaTAAATTAAGACGCGGCCGCTCTCTGACGCTGACGCCGGTCAAATGCGGGCCCCACGCCCCGGGGAAGCAGTGATGTGCTGGTGGCTGCACCGCATGCAGCAGCCCTGCAGGTGCAGCACCTGCTAGCTGCAACGGGACAACGGCTGCTCCGCTGCTCCGGTATGGTATGTGTGCAGCATCAAGCTCGGCCCGTATGAACCTTCCCCGGACGGATCATATCGTTTCTCACTGATGCGGCATGCGAGCTTGGGCTTTGTTTAGGGGTGTCGGGCTCTcgcgtgctaaagtttagcacatgttaTATCGGATGTTTacatgtcatatcggatgtttggatactaattaggagtattaaatatagcctaattacaaaactaattgcacaggtagagtctaattcgcgagacaaatctattaagcctaattaatccatgatttgacaatgtggtgctacagtaaccatttgctaacgatggattaattagctttaatagattcgtctcacgaattagtctaggggttctgcaattagttttataattagctcatgtttagtcctcctaattaggatcTGAACCTCCAACGTGACacgtgttaaaatttagcacctggtatccaaacacttCCTAGTTTCAGTGGGTTAGAGATGGATCGGATGAGCAGCACTAGGTTTTATTTAGTGCTGTTTGACATGACGTCAATTATATTGGAACAAACATTCTCCTCGGCATGACGGCATCCTCACACATCGGTGGGTTGTTGGTAGGGTGGAAAGAGTTTTGATTCTGCTAGCACACTTCGGTGCGTTTTGTAAATATATACTTTAACTGCAATCACACAGAGTTCTCACTGCTACTACTCACCAAGACACCAAGCTCAACTGCCAGCGTATAGCTTATCCCAGTAGTAGTTACAACACATCCAACCGAGGTAAAGATATCACACTACATCTATGCCCATGCTCCCTACCCCAATCAGGCGGAGGGGACAGCGTCCGGGTCCAGCCCTCCCCGAGACAATCTCCCCCGATACCGACCTCCTCCCCGCTCCCttcaaccaaaccaaaccagcaTTCCAAGGAGACCCAGCTCACCATCTCGCATCTCCCTCCCTCAGCTCGGCCTCGATCCTCATGTGCCAGCCAGGCACAAGACCACGGTCCCCCTTGCTTCCTCCCGCTTCCACCTCACTCCCTCAGCTCACCTCGCGGCCCACAGGCCATATATACACGGACACACCCCTCCCCCTCTATAGCCTCCTCGCATTTGCCGCTTAACTCTGGACTCTGCCGCAAAGCTCAGAGCGAGAAAAAGAGAGCTGCAAGCAGCTTGCAGCAGTGCAATGGCTGGCCGCTGCAGCCTACTGCCATTGGCAAGGCTGCTTCTCCTGGTGGTGGTTCTTGGCGCTGTGCTTCACTGCAATGGTGCCGTGGCCAGGCCGCTGCTGGGAATCGCCgagccgccggcctcgccgggCGCCGTGGCGGAGGGACCGGGGGACGATGCTGCGCGGGCAGGGGCAGGCGGCAGGCCCGACCGTTCTGAGGCCGGCGGGGAGGTGATCCTCGCGGGGTTCGCGGCTGCTGTCATCATCGTCGTGTTCTGCTACATCAGGGTCACCAGGGAGaagagcagcagcggcggcggcggcggtgtgggaGAAGGAGAGAAGCAGGAAAGCTTAGGAGCGTTCTAATGGACAGATGAAGTAACTCTCGCAAAGAAAAAAGATAGATGTAGTAGTAGCAGATGTTTGAGGGACTTGtaaagaagagagggagggagggttgTTGATGTAGTTTAGCAGCTGTTTCAGGCTTGTCAGTTCGCTGATCTCTGGTGTTTGTGCGTGTCGTGTAGAGAGATGGCAACAGGTACATATCCGCTGAGCAGTGATATTCCATACCCGCACCTGTGAACTCTGCTTCTACCCGTAAAAAACTCATACCCGCACCCGCATGCGGGTATAAGTTCTTGCCCATACCCGCACCCGTGTGGGTTTTTTTTACCCATCAGGTAACCCGTGCCCGATAGCATACCCGATATAAATTATTAGAATCGTAAATATAACACATGAGAAAGTGCATACGCCAACAAATTTGagtaaataaaaaagataaTTGACAATTCTTAACCAATTAATAGTATGATAAATCATAAAATTATTAGTTTGTTAATAATACTAAGTCACCCTTCACTAACAATGTGGAAGTTTATAAGTTTATCACATATTATAGTCGGGTATATTTTACCCACGGGTATGTGGGTATGGGTAGTATGTACTTGTACCCGCACCCGCCTACTCGATGGGTAGATGATGTTGCCCATTAGTACACCCGCGGGTAAAGATATATTCCCATACCTGCCTTCTTATCGGGTATACCTATTGAGATGAGGTGGGATGTAGGGGTGGAAAACATCAGCAGCAACATCAAGTTTGGTGAACTCTTTGAAAAATCCTTGGCATCATGTTAATTACCTGGCCGCCATTATGTCTTGGGGAAATCTGCAACAAAATTTAATTTGCTCCGGACCAACCTGCCCGTGTGATCTCTGACTGGTTGTTCAATGACGAATGAACGAATGCAGAATTTGTTGTTCAGTTGGCCCATCACTCATCATTGTACATGCGGCCACACTTAATGTTTCTAGGTCATTTAGTAGCGTGAAACTTTCTTTGCTACAGTTCCGCCAAAATCAGAGCAAAGAAAAATGCTTCTCTTTGTTACACTTTTGGTGAAATACTTTGCTGAGATGCTCTTTCGCATTGTTGACCCTCTTTCACCAAACTTTCCCAACCTCTTCACCAAAACACCATTCCAAGGTTACCACTAGGCCGTCAAGAAGTGCACGCATGACCAAAACAAACTTGAGACTAGTGATTGCTCTGCTGCTCCGAAGTCCAAACTGaacttgtaagttgtaacccaGCCATTCCCAATCACACATTTTCTGGGCCAGCAGCAGTTGTACACTTGTACTTCCTCCTAAACAACTGCAGCGTAGCTCGGCGTGTATGCCAATCCGCCTGAACAACCCACTCAACGCCCACCACTGTTGCGTTCTACTACCACAACACTACCGCTCTGCAGTCTGCTGGCCCCCCAGGCCGTGCCCAGCAACAGAAATCGATCAGATCATGCGCGCCCGGGGACACGGCGCCGCTCGTTCAATGCTCGCCGGCCGTTCAATGCATCCATCGGGGTCGGCGCGCACGCGTCTTCCGGGCCACCCCCTTCCCTTCGGGCGGCCCGGTGCAGTGCTCCTGAAGCAGCAGCCGTTTGAATGCAAGGGGCCAGCGCGGCGGCAGCAATGACAGAACAGAATCGTGGTCGCGGTGGCGTTAGATTTGGTGGTCAATCTAGTGCTAGTAGCGTTGATATGCCTAAGGCCCTAAACACACGATGTAGTGGCAAGATATCAATGCATGAACTGAGACTTGGTTGCAAATGATTTGGAGCGCGAATAATGCAACTATGCAAGTTCATCCTAACACTTGGGGTCCAAAACATGAGCTGCCACCGGAGATTAGGACGGGGAAAGTTGGAAGTACACATA encodes the following:
- the LOC101784837 gene encoding uncharacterized protein LOC101784837; the encoded protein is MAGRCSLLPLARLLLLVVVLGAVLHCNGAVARPLLGIAEPPASPGAVAEGPGDDAARAGAGGRPDRSEAGGEVILAGFAAAVIIVVFCYIRVTREKSSSGGGGGVGEGEKQESLGAF